AACCATCTACAGTAAAAGCCCTCTTGACGTAGCCAAGAAATTTGAAGATCACGGTATAGAATACCTTCACCTAGTCGATCTTGATGGTGCCAAGCAGTCCCGAGTGGTCAATTATGACATCTTGGAAAAAATTGCCAGCAAGACCAGCTTAAGAATCGATTATGGTGGTGGAATAAGATCTGAAGAAGATGTAAAAACCGTTTTGGAATCTGGTGCACGACAACTTACAGTAGGTAGTGTAGCCGTTAAAAACCCTAAAGATGTGGAACGCTGGCTCAAGATTTATGGAAGCGATAGAATTATTTTAGGAGCTGATGCCAAAGACGGTAAAATCGCAACGCATGGCTGGCAGAAAAGTAGCGAGTTGGACGCCCTTGATTTTATCAAAAGCTGGTTAAAAAAAGGG
This genomic interval from Nonlabens spongiae contains the following:
- the hisA gene encoding 1-(5-phosphoribosyl)-5-[(5-phosphoribosylamino)methylideneamino]imidazole-4-carboxamide isomerase, whose protein sequence is MRIIPAIDIIDGKCVRLTQGDYQQKTIYSKSPLDVAKKFEDHGIEYLHLVDLDGAKQSRVVNYDILEKIASKTSLRIDYGGGIRSEEDVKTVLESGARQLTVGSVAVKNPKDVERWLKIYGSDRIILGADAKDGKIATHGWQKSSELDALDFIKSWLKKGIEYVICTDISKDGMLAGPSTELYSKILNIDTTAPAESIIPSADDFENNIQLIASGGVTGMNDLHELKEMGCEGAIIGKAIYEGTITLKELRKFIETT